In one Bacteroidota bacterium genomic region, the following are encoded:
- a CDS encoding ABC transporter permease: MWSNFLKTTLRSLSKNKSYTLVNILGLSIALAVFIALVLYLQFELSFDNFQQNSDRLYRVEQIMIEGGREERMVGTPTPTAQAMIDKFPEIESSIRFIYKTNSIKTPNGDDFEVKSILTDNDFFKMFTYPILKGDMNNALTEPYSIVLSETLAKVLFANEDPLGKTLNNNGVTYKITAILKDPPKNSHLDFNALQSANTLTETGGDRVFKDWGSNWVRCYIMLKPNHNIEAFNAKIKNILKVWWNEKTENQLLTRPVKEIHLYSKITDDYAVRGSINSVYVLSALALFILIMAGVNFTNLSIAYSTRRTKEVGLRKIIGANKPLLICQFMAESLLIAVFSMIIAFVLFETLLPWFNQIVNRELDFEYIANFKLLALIIGITILLGFFSGIYPALIIANAEPLSVLKLKDGNKSNKSFLRKFLVGIQFIISASFIIGAIGIYQQVNYMQNKDLGYNVENVLRINVDGASMKNINFFRDQILQNPNIINASVHDYPISNSTNWTRFAWDVGEERKRSRINNNHADQYFIDTYKMKLISGEGFIGPQIDTTVEGNLGIINEAALKIIGFEDPIGKKILYGGDYRGGVVGNRITIVGVVKDFHFKSAHNEITPMIIRLFNKNDDGWSVSVRISPTDISQTISFLNAQFKIVFPELLFEYKFVENEIANLYQEEMKLTEVILYLALLAIIIACLGIYGLISFTTNSRTKEIGIRKALGSNALSINYLFAKEYLSLILIANIISWPISYYILGSWLNSFPYQMPFSIFPYIVAIGITIFFSFLSMIYRLLRAINTNTVDSLRHE; encoded by the coding sequence ATGTGGTCAAATTTCTTAAAAACAACATTGCGCAGTCTGAGTAAAAATAAATCCTATACCCTGGTTAATATATTGGGTTTATCAATAGCATTAGCAGTATTTATTGCATTGGTACTATACCTTCAATTCGAACTAAGTTTTGATAACTTTCAACAAAATTCAGATCGCTTATATAGGGTCGAACAAATAATGATTGAAGGAGGTAGAGAAGAACGAATGGTTGGAACCCCGACCCCCACAGCCCAGGCTATGATAGATAAATTCCCTGAAATAGAATCTTCCATTCGCTTTATTTACAAGACCAATTCTATAAAAACACCAAATGGCGATGATTTTGAAGTCAAATCTATTTTAACTGACAATGATTTCTTTAAAATGTTCACCTATCCTATTTTGAAAGGTGATATGAACAATGCTTTAACCGAACCTTATTCTATTGTTTTATCAGAAACCCTGGCAAAAGTACTTTTTGCTAACGAAGACCCACTGGGGAAAACGCTAAATAATAACGGAGTGACCTATAAAATTACAGCCATCCTAAAAGACCCTCCTAAAAACTCTCATCTGGATTTCAATGCTTTGCAATCAGCTAATACCCTAACAGAAACGGGCGGGGACAGGGTATTTAAAGATTGGGGAAGTAATTGGGTTAGATGCTATATTATGCTCAAGCCAAATCACAATATAGAAGCATTTAATGCAAAAATTAAAAACATCTTAAAAGTATGGTGGAATGAAAAAACAGAAAATCAATTATTAACACGTCCTGTTAAAGAAATACATTTATATTCAAAAATAACTGATGATTACGCAGTCAGGGGGTCGATAAACAGTGTTTATGTACTTTCTGCCCTGGCTCTATTTATTTTAATCATGGCAGGAGTAAATTTTACCAATCTTTCCATTGCGTATTCAACCCGTCGAACAAAGGAAGTTGGTCTTCGGAAAATCATTGGAGCAAATAAACCATTATTAATTTGTCAGTTCATGGCAGAATCATTATTAATTGCAGTATTTAGTATGATTATCGCGTTTGTTCTTTTCGAAACTCTTTTACCATGGTTCAATCAAATCGTGAATCGTGAGTTGGATTTTGAATATATCGCAAATTTTAAGCTTTTAGCTTTGATTATCGGAATAACAATTTTACTGGGATTCTTCTCTGGGATATACCCTGCTCTCATTATTGCAAATGCTGAACCGTTAAGTGTTCTAAAACTTAAAGATGGGAACAAATCAAACAAATCATTCTTGCGTAAATTTCTGGTTGGCATACAATTTATTATCTCTGCGAGCTTTATTATTGGGGCGATTGGTATCTACCAGCAAGTTAATTATATGCAAAATAAAGACTTGGGGTATAATGTAGAAAATGTTCTACGGATAAACGTTGATGGAGCATCAATGAAAAATATTAATTTTTTCAGAGATCAAATTTTACAAAACCCCAATATTATCAATGCAAGTGTGCATGATTATCCAATATCAAATTCAACAAATTGGACGAGATTTGCCTGGGATGTAGGTGAAGAAAGAAAACGTTCCCGAATTAATAATAATCATGCAGATCAATATTTTATCGATACCTATAAAATGAAATTAATCTCTGGTGAAGGTTTTATTGGGCCTCAAATTGACACAACCGTTGAAGGAAACCTTGGAATCATTAATGAAGCGGCACTTAAAATTATAGGATTTGAAGATCCTATTGGGAAAAAAATTCTCTATGGCGGTGATTATCGAGGGGGGGTCGTTGGAAATCGAATTACAATTGTTGGGGTTGTAAAAGATTTTCATTTTAAATCGGCTCACAATGAAATTACTCCAATGATTATTCGCTTATTTAATAAGAACGATGATGGCTGGAGTGTTTCAGTAAGAATTTCACCCACTGACATTTCACAGACTATTTCATTTCTAAATGCTCAATTTAAGATAGTTTTTCCTGAATTATTGTTTGAATACAAATTTGTTGAAAATGAAATCGCCAACTTATATCAGGAAGAGATGAAACTAACAGAAGTTATTTTATATCTGGCACTGCTTGCGATTATTATTGCATGTTTAGGTATTTATGGACTCATTAGTTTTACTACCAATTCAAGAACAAAAGAGATTGGAATCAGAAAAGCTCTTGGATCTAATGCTCTTTCAATAAATTATTTATTTGCTAAAGAATATTTAAGCTTAATATTGATAGCCAATATTATTTCATGGCCGATAAGCTACTATATTTTGGGCAGTTGGTTAAATTCGTTTCCATATCAAATGCCGTTTTCGATATTTCCGTATATAGTTGCAATAGGGATTACAATTTTCTTTTCGTTCCTGAGTATGATTTATAGATTATTAAGGGCAATTAACACTAATACCGTTGATAGTTTAAGGCATGAATAG